From the genome of Spinacia oleracea cultivar Varoflay chromosome 2, BTI_SOV_V1, whole genome shotgun sequence, one region includes:
- the LOC130467207 gene encoding uncharacterized mitochondrial protein AtMg00810-like — MSAGIGGYLQVVDIHLGDGAVVSWDKDSLFMSHGTYAEEILDIARMSQCKPCLTPVDIKGKLNTSYGASYDDPTHYRRLASALQYLTFTRPNISYDVQQVCLFIHDPKVEYMGALKHGPRHVKGTLDYGTHLYKSSLQSLVSYTDADWGGCLDTPPQVIVSSLGTT; from the exons ATGTCGGCGGGTATAGGCGGGTATTTACAAGTGGTGGATATCCActtgggtgatggggcgg TCGTCTCCTGGGACAAGGATAGTCTTTTCATGTCTCATGGTACTTATGCTGAAGAAATTCTTGATATAGCAAGAATGTCCCAATGCAAGCCCTGCCTAACTCCTGTTGATATTAAAGGGAAGTTAAATACGAGTTATGGTGCTTCTTATGATGATCCGACACACTATCGTCGCCTTGCAAGTGCTTTGCAGTACTTAACTTTCACTCGCCCAAACATATCATATGATGTTCAACAGGTTTGCTTGTTTATCCATGATCCAAAAGTGGAATACATGGGTGCTCTGAAACATGGTCCTCGGCATGTTAAAGGTACCCTTGATTATGGTACACATTTGTACAAATCTTCATTGCAATCACTTGTATCATACACCGATGCTGATTGGGGTGGATGTCTGGATACTCCACCTCAGGTTATTGTATCTTCTTTGGGGACAACTTGA